In Streptomyces sp. DG2A-72, one genomic interval encodes:
- a CDS encoding ABC transporter permease — translation MTQHVSPPRGGTDKTVPVGEPPAWRGMLARSDVRTLSLLGVLAALILIGGITKPEEFLDTRNLQLVLTQGSVIGVVTVGMTFVITSGGIDLSVGAIVALASVWATTVATQEYGFAGILFTAVIVGVGCGLVNGLLIAYGGMVPFIATLAMLASARGLALQITDGKTQIVTVPSVLDLGERDAYVLGIPPLVMVFAVVTIIGWLILNRTTFGRRTVAVGGNAEAARLAGIDVRRQRLYLYLLSGLCCGIAAFLLIVLSGSGQNTNGNLYELDAIAAAIIGGTLLSGGRGTIVGSVLGVLIFTTITNIFALNNLQSDVQQIAKGAIIVAAVLVQRRTASTT, via the coding sequence GTGGGCGAACCCCCCGCCTGGCGAGGGATGTTGGCCCGCTCCGACGTCCGCACGCTCTCCCTGCTCGGCGTGCTCGCCGCGCTGATCCTGATCGGCGGCATCACCAAGCCCGAAGAGTTCCTCGACACCCGCAACCTCCAACTCGTCCTCACCCAGGGCTCGGTGATCGGCGTCGTCACGGTCGGCATGACCTTCGTCATCACCTCCGGCGGCATCGACCTCTCCGTCGGCGCGATCGTCGCCCTCGCCTCGGTCTGGGCGACCACCGTCGCCACCCAGGAGTACGGCTTCGCGGGCATCCTCTTCACGGCGGTGATCGTCGGAGTGGGCTGCGGCCTGGTCAACGGCCTGCTCATCGCGTACGGCGGGATGGTCCCGTTCATCGCCACCCTCGCCATGCTGGCCTCGGCGCGCGGGCTCGCCCTCCAGATCACCGACGGCAAGACCCAGATCGTCACGGTGCCCTCCGTCCTGGACCTCGGCGAGCGCGACGCGTACGTCCTCGGCATCCCGCCGCTCGTGATGGTGTTCGCCGTCGTCACGATCATCGGCTGGCTGATCCTGAACCGCACCACCTTCGGCCGCCGCACCGTCGCCGTCGGCGGCAACGCGGAGGCCGCCCGGCTCGCCGGCATCGACGTACGCCGCCAGCGGCTGTACCTCTATCTGCTGTCCGGACTGTGCTGCGGCATCGCCGCCTTCCTGCTGATCGTCCTGTCCGGATCGGGCCAGAACACCAACGGCAACCTGTACGAGCTCGACGCCATCGCGGCCGCGATCATCGGCGGCACGCTGCTGAGCGGAGGCCGCGGCACCATCGTCGGCTCGGTGCTCGGCGTTCTGATCTTCACCACGATCACCAACATCTTCGCCCTGAACAACCTGCAGAGCGACGTCCAGCAGATCGCCAAGGGCGCGATCATCGTCGCCGCCGTGCTGGTCCAGCGCCGTACCGCGAGCACGACTTGA
- a CDS encoding substrate-binding domain-containing protein, with product MSHLTSRRGLLFGAAAVSTGALLAGCTSNEPSGDDEPAANDQPAADDKPGKQVTIGFAGPQADHGWLNAINDNAKSRAEKYSDVTLEITEGSNDTAAQIGQIETLINKKVDVLVVLPADGKALTQVGLQAMRAGIPVVNLDRIFNTPQAYRCWIGGDNYGMGLNAGHYIGEKLKGKSGARVIELAGLDNLELTQQRTQGFDDALKNYPNVKKVARQAAEFTVESGQAKMAQLLQAQSKFDALWNHDDDQGVGALRAIEQAGRDDFLMVGGAGALSAFQAIKQDDGVLKATVLYPPTMAASAIDLARALGQSKGIGGLAEFEIPASLTLYSAVVDKTNVDQYMSTGFK from the coding sequence ATGTCACATCTCACCAGTCGCAGAGGACTGCTCTTCGGGGCCGCCGCCGTATCCACCGGAGCCCTCCTCGCAGGTTGCACGAGCAACGAGCCGAGCGGCGACGACGAGCCGGCCGCGAACGATCAGCCGGCCGCCGACGACAAGCCCGGCAAGCAGGTCACCATCGGCTTCGCCGGACCGCAGGCCGACCACGGCTGGCTCAACGCGATCAACGACAACGCCAAGAGCCGGGCAGAGAAGTACTCCGATGTCACCCTGGAGATCACCGAGGGCTCCAATGACACGGCCGCGCAGATCGGCCAGATAGAGACTCTGATCAACAAGAAGGTCGACGTCCTGGTGGTGCTGCCCGCCGACGGCAAGGCGCTCACCCAGGTCGGGTTGCAGGCGATGCGCGCGGGCATCCCGGTCGTCAACCTCGACCGGATCTTCAACACCCCGCAGGCGTACCGCTGCTGGATCGGCGGCGACAACTACGGCATGGGCCTCAATGCCGGTCACTACATCGGCGAGAAGCTCAAGGGGAAGTCGGGCGCCCGCGTCATCGAGCTGGCCGGCCTGGACAACCTGGAGCTGACCCAGCAGCGGACGCAGGGCTTCGACGACGCGCTGAAGAACTACCCCAACGTCAAGAAGGTGGCCCGTCAGGCGGCCGAGTTCACGGTGGAGTCCGGGCAGGCCAAGATGGCCCAGCTCCTCCAGGCCCAGTCGAAGTTCGACGCCCTGTGGAACCACGACGACGACCAGGGCGTGGGCGCCCTGCGCGCCATCGAGCAGGCCGGACGGGACGACTTCCTGATGGTCGGCGGGGCGGGCGCGCTCTCCGCCTTCCAGGCCATCAAGCAGGACGACGGCGTGCTGAAGGCGACCGTCCTCTACCCGCCGACCATGGCCGCGTCCGCGATCGACCTCGCCCGCGCCCTCGGCCAGAGCAAGGGCATCGGCGGCCTCGCCGAGTTCGAGATCCCGGCCTCGCTGACGCTGTACTCGGCCGTCGTCGACAAGACCAACGTCGACCAGTACATGTCCACCGGCTTCAAGTAA
- a CDS encoding Gfo/Idh/MocA family protein — protein sequence MGQPNPPEGAEGAGGAEPDKPPLRVGMVGYAFMGAAHSQGWRTAGRVFDLPLRPALTAICGRDSAAVRAAAHRHGWASAETDWRTLIERDDIDLVDICTPGDSHAEIALAALAAGKHVLCEKPLANTVEEAEAMTAVAQEASERGQLAMVGFNYRRVPATALARRMIADGKLGSLRHVRVTYLQDWLVDPEFPLTWRLRKELAGSGALGDLGAHIVDLAQYLAGEQLAGVSALTETFVRERPLPGGAVKGLSAVSAEGTGPVTVDDAALFTGRFPSGALASFEATRYATGRKNALRIELNGEHGSLAFDLERLNELSYYDGTEPGTHAGFRRILVTEPDHPYLEAWWPPGHGLGYEHTFVHQARDLVHAIAEGRRPEPSFADGLQVQRVLAAVEESAEKNSVYTPIAV from the coding sequence ATGGGACAGCCGAACCCGCCCGAGGGAGCAGAGGGAGCCGGGGGAGCCGAGCCCGACAAGCCGCCGCTGCGTGTCGGCATGGTCGGGTACGCCTTCATGGGCGCCGCCCACTCCCAGGGCTGGCGGACCGCGGGCCGGGTCTTCGATCTTCCCCTGCGCCCGGCGCTGACCGCGATCTGCGGACGGGACTCGGCCGCCGTACGCGCCGCGGCCCACCGGCACGGCTGGGCGTCGGCCGAGACCGACTGGCGGACCCTGATCGAACGGGACGACATCGACCTCGTCGACATCTGCACCCCGGGCGACAGCCACGCCGAGATCGCCCTCGCCGCGCTGGCCGCCGGCAAGCACGTCCTGTGCGAGAAGCCCCTCGCGAACACCGTCGAGGAAGCGGAAGCCATGACGGCAGTCGCTCAGGAGGCTTCGGAACGCGGCCAGTTGGCGATGGTCGGCTTCAACTACCGCCGGGTGCCCGCCACGGCGCTCGCCCGCCGGATGATCGCCGACGGCAAGCTCGGCAGCCTGCGCCACGTCAGGGTGACGTACCTTCAGGACTGGCTCGTCGACCCCGAGTTCCCACTCACCTGGCGGCTGCGCAAGGAGCTGGCCGGCTCCGGCGCCCTCGGCGACCTGGGCGCCCATATCGTCGACCTCGCGCAGTATCTGGCGGGGGAGCAGCTCGCCGGGGTGTCCGCGCTCACGGAGACGTTCGTGCGGGAACGCCCGCTGCCGGGCGGTGCCGTGAAGGGCCTGTCCGCGGTGTCGGCCGAGGGCACCGGCCCGGTCACCGTCGACGACGCCGCCCTGTTCACCGGCCGCTTCCCCTCCGGCGCCCTCGCCTCCTTCGAAGCGACCCGGTACGCCACCGGCCGCAAGAACGCCCTGCGCATCGAACTCAACGGCGAGCACGGCTCGTTGGCCTTCGACCTGGAGCGCCTCAACGAGCTCTCGTACTACGACGGTACGGAGCCCGGAACGCACGCCGGGTTCCGCCGCATCCTCGTCACCGAACCCGACCACCCCTACCTGGAGGCCTGGTGGCCGCCCGGCCACGGCCTCGGCTACGAGCACACCTTCGTCCACCAGGCCCGCGACCTCGTCCACGCCATCGCCGAGGGCCGCCGGCCGGAACCGTCCTTCGCGGACGGCCTCCAGGTGCAGCGCGTGCTGGCGGCGGTCGAGGAGAGCGCCGAGAAGAACTCCGTCTACACACCCATCGCCGTCTGA
- a CDS encoding sugar phosphate isomerase/epimerase: MPRNFTLFTGQWADLPLEEVCGLARDFGYDGLELACWGDHFEVDKALADPSYLQSRHALLDKYGLKCWAISNHLVGQAVCDAIIDERHQAILPGEIWADGDPEGVRRRAADRMKDTARAASAFGVDTVIGFTGSAIWHLVAMFPPAPESMIDRGYQDFADRWNPILDVFDAEGVRFAHEVHPSEIAYDYWTTHRALEAVDHRPAFGLNFDPSHFVWQDLDPVGFLWDFRDRIYHVDCKEARKRLDGRNGRLGSHLPWGDPRRGWDFVSAGHGDVPWEDVFRMLHSIDYQGPISVEWEDAGMDRLQGAPEALTRLKAYDFEPPSASFDAAFGN; this comes from the coding sequence ATGCCGCGGAACTTCACGCTCTTCACCGGCCAGTGGGCCGACCTCCCCCTCGAAGAGGTCTGTGGCCTCGCCCGCGACTTCGGCTACGACGGACTCGAACTCGCCTGCTGGGGCGACCACTTCGAGGTCGACAAGGCCCTCGCGGACCCGTCGTACCTCCAGTCCCGGCACGCACTGCTCGACAAGTACGGCCTCAAGTGCTGGGCGATCTCCAACCACCTCGTCGGCCAGGCCGTCTGCGACGCCATCATCGACGAGCGCCACCAGGCGATCCTGCCGGGCGAGATCTGGGCCGACGGAGACCCGGAGGGGGTGCGGCGGCGGGCCGCTGACCGTATGAAGGACACCGCGCGTGCCGCGTCCGCCTTCGGTGTCGACACCGTCATCGGCTTCACCGGCTCCGCGATCTGGCATCTGGTCGCGATGTTCCCGCCCGCCCCCGAGTCGATGATCGACCGCGGCTACCAGGACTTCGCCGACCGCTGGAACCCGATCCTCGACGTCTTCGACGCGGAGGGCGTGCGGTTCGCCCACGAGGTCCACCCCAGCGAGATCGCGTACGACTACTGGACAACTCACCGCGCGCTGGAGGCCGTCGACCACCGGCCCGCCTTCGGCCTGAACTTCGACCCCTCCCACTTCGTGTGGCAGGACCTCGACCCGGTCGGCTTCCTCTGGGACTTCCGCGACCGCATCTACCACGTCGACTGCAAGGAAGCCCGCAAGCGGCTCGACGGCCGCAACGGCCGCCTCGGCTCGCATCTGCCCTGGGGCGACCCGCGCCGCGGCTGGGACTTCGTGTCGGCGGGCCACGGCGACGTCCCCTGGGAGGACGTCTTCCGCATGCTCCACTCCATCGACTACCAGGGCCCCATCTCCGTGGAGTGGGAGGACGCCGGCATGGACCGGCTCCAGGGCGCACCCGAGGCCCTGACCCGCCTCAAGGCCTACGACTTCGAGCCGCCGTCGGCCTCCTTCGACGCGGCCTTCGGCAACTGA
- a CDS encoding PQQ-dependent sugar dehydrogenase encodes MHANDRTTGTDRNETHGRRRLSFRKAVALLSGTLLAGASLTLVAPPAGAEPSVAAEDFQQVTLAKGEPEVGEPMSLAVLPDRSVLHTSRDGELRLSDAAGATKPAGKLDVYSHDEEGLQGVGVDPGFADNRFIYLYYAPPMNTPAGDAPETGTAADFAPFDGVNRLSRFVLKADGTLDKASETKILDVPATRGICCHVGGDIDFDAAGNLYLSTGDDSNPFQSDGFTPIDERSNRNPAFDAQRTAGNTNDLRGKILRIKVNADGSYTIPDGNLFAPGTDKTRPEIYAMGLRNPFRFSVDKETGILYVGEYGPDAGAADPARGPAGQVEFARITEPGNFGWPYCTGDNDAYVDYDFATGSSGAAFDCAAPKNTSPNNTGLTDLPPAQPAWIPYDGPSKPEFGDGSESPMGGPVYHYDPELDSPVKFPEAYDGDFFAGEFGRRWIKRITSDADGTVQSINDIPWTGTQVMDMAFGPDGALYVLDYGVSWFGGDEHSALYRIENATDGHSPVAQASASVTSGQAPLKVRFSSEGTSDQDGDALTYSWDFGDGRTSTAASPSHTYKKNGTYTATLTAKDASGRSGSASVQVVVGNTAPKVTLELPQDGQLFSFGDAIPFKVKVTDREDGKTIDCSKVKVTFILGHDSHGHPQTSAGGCTGTIQTSADGGHDPNANIFGVMDAEYTDGGGGGQAPLTTHDQSALQPKHRQAEHFGNGSGVSVTNREAANGGKTVGDIHNGDWISFTPYVLSNARKMTARISSGGAGGTLEVRAGSASGPLLGRATVPVTGGWDTFQDVTAQLSRAPRSTTTLYLVFKGSGTGALYDVDDFTFTTG; translated from the coding sequence GTGCACGCGAACGACCGCACCACCGGCACCGACAGAAACGAGACCCACGGACGACGCCGCCTGTCCTTCCGTAAGGCGGTCGCCCTGCTCAGCGGGACACTGCTGGCGGGCGCGTCCCTCACCCTCGTAGCGCCCCCTGCCGGCGCCGAACCCTCGGTGGCCGCCGAGGACTTCCAGCAGGTCACGCTCGCCAAGGGCGAGCCGGAGGTCGGCGAGCCCATGTCGCTCGCCGTCCTCCCGGACCGCTCGGTCCTGCACACCTCCCGCGACGGCGAACTCCGCCTCAGCGACGCGGCGGGCGCCACCAAGCCGGCCGGCAAGCTCGACGTCTACTCGCACGACGAGGAGGGCCTCCAAGGCGTGGGCGTGGACCCGGGATTCGCCGACAACCGGTTCATCTACCTCTACTACGCGCCCCCGATGAACACCCCGGCGGGCGATGCCCCCGAGACCGGCACCGCCGCCGACTTCGCCCCCTTCGACGGCGTCAACCGCCTCTCCCGCTTCGTGCTGAAGGCGGACGGCACCCTCGACAAGGCCAGCGAGACGAAGATCCTCGATGTCCCGGCCACGCGCGGCATCTGCTGCCACGTCGGCGGCGACATCGACTTCGACGCGGCGGGGAACCTGTACCTGTCGACCGGCGACGACTCCAACCCGTTCCAGTCCGACGGCTTCACCCCCATCGACGAGCGGTCCAACCGCAACCCGGCCTTCGACGCCCAGCGCACGGCCGGCAACACCAACGACCTGCGCGGCAAGATCCTGCGCATCAAGGTGAACGCCGACGGCTCGTACACCATCCCCGACGGCAACCTCTTCGCGCCCGGCACGGACAAGACGCGCCCCGAGATCTACGCGATGGGCCTGCGCAACCCGTTCCGCTTCAGCGTCGACAAGGAGACGGGGATTCTGTACGTGGGTGAGTACGGCCCCGACGCCGGAGCCGCCGACCCGGCCCGTGGACCCGCGGGCCAGGTCGAGTTCGCCCGCATCACCGAGCCCGGCAACTTCGGCTGGCCGTACTGCACCGGTGACAACGACGCCTACGTGGACTACGACTTCGCAACGGGCTCTTCCGGTGCGGCATTCGACTGCGCCGCCCCCAAGAACACCTCGCCGAACAACACCGGCCTGACCGATCTGCCCCCGGCGCAGCCCGCCTGGATTCCGTACGACGGCCCGTCCAAGCCCGAGTTCGGCGACGGCTCCGAGTCCCCGATGGGCGGCCCGGTCTACCACTACGACCCCGAGCTGGACTCGCCGGTCAAGTTCCCCGAGGCGTACGACGGTGACTTCTTCGCGGGCGAGTTCGGCCGCCGCTGGATCAAGCGCATCACCTCGGACGCCGACGGCACGGTGCAGTCGATCAACGACATCCCGTGGACCGGCACCCAGGTCATGGACATGGCCTTCGGCCCGGACGGCGCGCTGTACGTCCTCGACTACGGCGTCTCCTGGTTCGGCGGCGACGAGCACTCCGCCCTGTACCGGATCGAGAACGCGACCGACGGCCACTCCCCGGTGGCGCAGGCGTCCGCTTCCGTGACGTCCGGTCAGGCGCCGCTCAAGGTGCGGTTCTCGTCCGAGGGCACGAGCGACCAGGACGGCGACGCGCTCACCTACAGCTGGGACTTCGGCGACGGTCGTACGTCGACGGCGGCGAGCCCTTCACACACGTACAAGAAGAACGGGACGTACACGGCGACGCTGACCGCGAAGGACGCGAGCGGCCGCAGCGGCAGCGCGAGCGTGCAGGTCGTGGTGGGGAACACCGCGCCGAAGGTGACTCTGGAACTCCCGCAGGACGGGCAGCTGTTCAGCTTCGGAGACGCGATCCCGTTCAAGGTGAAGGTCACCGACCGTGAGGACGGCAAGACCATCGACTGCTCCAAGGTCAAGGTCACCTTCATCCTCGGCCACGACAGCCACGGCCACCCGCAGACCTCGGCGGGCGGCTGCACCGGCACCATTCAGACCAGCGCCGACGGCGGCCACGACCCGAACGCCAATATCTTCGGCGTCATGGATGCCGAGTACACCGACGGCGGTGGCGGCGGCCAGGCCCCGCTGACCACCCACGACCAGAGCGCCCTCCAGCCCAAGCACCGCCAGGCCGAGCACTTCGGCAACGGCTCCGGCGTCTCGGTCACCAACAGGGAAGCCGCCAACGGCGGCAAGACCGTCGGGGACATCCACAACGGCGACTGGATCTCCTTCACGCCGTACGTCCTGAGCAACGCCCGCAAGATGACCGCACGCATCTCGTCCGGCGGCGCGGGCGGCACGCTCGAGGTCCGCGCGGGTTCGGCTTCGGGTCCGCTGCTCGGCAGGGCGACCGTGCCGGTGACCGGCGGCTGGGACACATTCCAGGACGTCACCGCCCAGCTGTCTCGCGCGCCCCGCTCCACGACCACGCTCTACCTGGTCTTCAAGGGCAGCGGCACCGGCGCCCTGTACGACGTGGACGACTTCACCTTCACCACGGGCTGA
- a CDS encoding ThuA domain-containing protein: protein MRSTSRMTTAVVGAALVLGCVSGPAASDPDADAGRVLVFSKTAGFRHDSIPEGVAALKELGASSGYTVDATEDAGAFTPSNLRRYDAVVFLSTTGDVLNGKQQRAFEGYIRHGGGYMGVHAAADTEYDWAFYGGLAGAYFESHPAIQRATVHVEDHAHPATAGLNAIWDRTDEWYNYRSNPRDRAHVLASLDESSYTGGTMDGDHPIAWCQQYQGGRSFYTGGGHTKESYAKPAFRQHLLGGLRWTVGDARADCRPENGYRPIFDGTSASLADWKQAGPGSFVLNDDGTLTTTGGLGMLWYASKGYGTYSLKLDWKVDGDDNSGVFVGFPPSDDPWSAVNNGYEIQIDATDVPEKTTGSVYGFQSADLAERDRALNPPGEWNTYEIRVEGERLRVWLNGVKINDFTNTDPARSLRDGHVGIQNHGADDQVSFRDIRIKELPAKGSKTSASPGD from the coding sequence ATGCGATCAACCAGCCGAATGACAACCGCGGTTGTGGGCGCGGCACTGGTCCTCGGGTGCGTCTCGGGGCCGGCCGCGTCGGACCCCGACGCGGACGCCGGGCGGGTGCTGGTCTTCTCCAAGACCGCGGGCTTCCGCCATGACTCCATCCCCGAGGGCGTGGCAGCCCTCAAGGAACTCGGCGCGTCGAGCGGCTACACCGTCGACGCGACCGAGGACGCGGGCGCCTTCACCCCGTCGAACCTGCGGCGCTACGACGCCGTGGTCTTCCTCTCGACAACCGGGGACGTCCTGAACGGCAAGCAGCAGCGCGCCTTCGAGGGCTACATCCGGCACGGCGGCGGCTATATGGGCGTCCACGCCGCCGCCGACACCGAGTACGACTGGGCGTTCTACGGCGGCCTCGCCGGTGCGTATTTCGAATCGCACCCGGCGATCCAGCGCGCGACGGTGCACGTCGAGGACCACGCGCACCCTGCGACCGCGGGTCTGAACGCCATCTGGGACCGGACGGACGAGTGGTACAACTACCGCTCCAACCCGCGGGATCGGGCCCATGTCCTCGCCTCGCTGGACGAGTCCTCGTACACGGGCGGCACGATGGACGGCGACCACCCGATCGCCTGGTGCCAGCAGTACCAGGGCGGACGCTCCTTCTACACGGGCGGCGGCCACACCAAGGAGTCCTACGCCAAACCGGCCTTCCGGCAGCACCTGTTGGGCGGGCTGCGCTGGACCGTCGGCGACGCCCGGGCCGACTGCCGTCCGGAGAACGGCTACCGCCCGATCTTCGACGGCACGTCCGCCTCTCTGGCCGACTGGAAGCAGGCGGGCCCGGGTTCGTTCGTCCTGAACGACGACGGCACGCTCACGACGACCGGCGGCCTCGGCATGCTCTGGTACGCCTCCAAGGGCTACGGCACCTACTCACTGAAGCTCGACTGGAAGGTGGACGGAGACGACAATTCCGGTGTATTCGTGGGATTTCCGCCCTCGGACGACCCGTGGTCGGCTGTCAACAACGGCTATGAGATCCAGATCGACGCCACGGACGTACCGGAGAAGACGACCGGGTCCGTCTACGGCTTCCAGTCCGCCGACCTGGCCGAGCGCGACCGTGCGCTGAACCCGCCGGGGGAGTGGAACACGTACGAGATCCGCGTGGAGGGCGAGCGCCTCCGCGTGTGGCTCAACGGCGTGAAGATCAACGACTTCACCAACACCGATCCGGCCCGGAGTCTGCGCGACGGACATGTCGGCATCCAGAACCACGGAGCCGACGACCAGGTGTCCTTCCGCGACATCCGGATCAAGGAACTGCCCGCGAAGGGGTCGAAGACCTCGGCCTCTCCGGGCGACTGA
- a CDS encoding inositol-3-phosphate synthase, with amino-acid sequence MSASLPRPPRVGVWLIGARGSVATTVVAGCAAVTAGLHPPTGMVTETPDFTDCGLPPLSCLVFGGHDTVDCPLPKRAEALAAGGVLPPGLPAATASELTAADREIRPGGPAPGDTRDEEDLIAAFTADIQDFVRRCRLERAVVVNVASTEPPATGASLPPSSLYAAAALRAGCPYVNFTPSTGLHHPSLAAAAEASGLPYAGRDGKTGQTLLRSALGPMFAQRALAVRAWSGTNLLGGGDGAALADPGAAAAKNAGKERVLADTLGTVPEGEVHIDDVPALGDWKTAWDHIAFDGFLGTRMILQTIWQGCDSALAAPLVLDLARLVARAHETGLSGPLSELGFFFKDPVGEGPSALGEQFGVLREFGVRLKRAGESGGGPRAGALGDSGGGSGDAAAGELRDGSVVATAGEPRDGSVTGAGEER; translated from the coding sequence ATGTCCGCGTCCCTTCCTCGACCGCCTCGTGTGGGGGTATGGCTGATCGGAGCCCGCGGCTCCGTGGCCACGACCGTCGTCGCGGGGTGCGCCGCCGTCACGGCGGGCCTGCATCCGCCCACCGGCATGGTCACCGAGACCCCCGACTTCACCGACTGTGGTCTGCCACCCCTGTCCTGCCTCGTCTTCGGCGGCCACGACACGGTCGACTGCCCCCTGCCGAAACGCGCCGAGGCCCTCGCGGCAGGCGGCGTCCTCCCACCCGGCCTCCCCGCGGCGACCGCCTCCGAACTGACCGCGGCGGACCGGGAGATCAGGCCCGGCGGCCCGGCTCCCGGCGACACCCGGGACGAGGAGGACCTGATCGCCGCCTTCACCGCGGACATCCAGGATTTCGTACGACGGTGTCGGCTGGAGCGCGCGGTGGTGGTGAACGTCGCCTCCACGGAACCCCCGGCCACCGGCGCCTCCCTGCCGCCGAGTTCCCTGTATGCCGCGGCGGCCCTCCGCGCGGGCTGCCCGTACGTCAACTTCACCCCGTCGACCGGCCTGCACCACCCCTCGCTCGCCGCCGCGGCCGAGGCGAGCGGTCTGCCGTACGCCGGCCGTGACGGCAAGACCGGCCAGACGCTGCTGCGTTCGGCGCTGGGCCCGATGTTCGCGCAGCGCGCCCTCGCCGTCCGGGCCTGGTCCGGCACGAACCTCCTGGGCGGCGGTGACGGCGCCGCGCTCGCGGATCCCGGTGCCGCGGCGGCGAAGAACGCCGGCAAGGAACGGGTGCTGGCGGACACCCTCGGCACCGTCCCCGAGGGCGAGGTCCACATCGACGACGTCCCCGCCCTCGGCGACTGGAAGACCGCCTGGGACCACATCGCCTTCGACGGCTTCCTCGGCACGCGGATGATCCTGCAGACCATCTGGCAGGGCTGCGACTCGGCCCTTGCGGCACCCCTCGTGCTGGACCTTGCGCGGCTGGTGGCCCGCGCCCACGAGACGGGTCTGTCCGGCCCGCTGTCGGAACTCGGCTTCTTCTTCAAGGACCCGGTGGGGGAGGGGCCTTCGGCCCTTGGTGAGCAGTTCGGGGTGCTGCGGGAGTTCGGAGTGCGGCTGAAGAGGGCGGGGGAGTCGGGCGGCGGGCCGAGGGCGGGGGCCCTGGGGGATTCAGGGGGCGGTTCGGGGGACGCGGCTGCGGGAGAGCTGCGGGACGGCTCGGTGGTCGCGACAGCGGGGGAGCCGAGAGACGGTTCGGTGACCGGGGCCGGGGAGGAGCGGTGA
- a CDS encoding SCO3242 family prenyltransferase, translated as MTPGQGHARTAAPSRARAWAELLRLPALFTVPGDALAGAAATGVHPNRRTLLAIGSSVLLYEAGMALNDWADRDEDAVERPHRPLPSGRIHPTAALTAACAFTAGGLVLASRAGRPALAVAVPLATTVWAYDLAAKHTPAGPPAMALARGLDVLLGAAATAGRTREALPSAAVLGAHTLAVTTVSRQETRGGSPLVPLAALATTAVLSRLLTRPSTRHASAEPSAESPARTSRTPFRRPPSGQVTAAVLGLPATTTPAARSSPAMPPPATPNPLPTALATAYAATAARPYFHATLNPSPPLTQRAVSGGIRAMIPLQATLAARSGAPVTALLTAALAPLARRFAKKVTIT; from the coding sequence CTGACCCCGGGCCAGGGCCACGCTCGGACTGCCGCCCCGAGCCGAGCCCGCGCCTGGGCCGAACTTCTGCGTCTTCCTGCCCTGTTCACGGTGCCCGGCGATGCCCTGGCAGGCGCCGCCGCGACCGGGGTGCACCCCAACCGCCGCACTCTGCTCGCCATCGGCTCCTCCGTCCTTCTCTACGAGGCCGGCATGGCCCTCAACGACTGGGCGGACAGGGACGAGGACGCCGTGGAACGCCCGCACCGACCCCTTCCCTCCGGCCGCATCCACCCCACCGCGGCCCTCACGGCAGCCTGCGCCTTCACCGCCGGGGGCCTCGTCCTGGCCTCCCGCGCCGGCCGCCCCGCCCTCGCGGTCGCGGTGCCTCTCGCGACGACCGTCTGGGCCTACGACCTCGCCGCGAAGCACACCCCCGCGGGCCCGCCCGCCATGGCCCTGGCCCGCGGCCTGGACGTCCTCCTCGGCGCCGCCGCGACCGCCGGCCGCACCCGCGAGGCCCTCCCGTCCGCCGCCGTCCTCGGCGCTCACACGCTCGCGGTCACGACCGTCTCCCGCCAGGAGACGCGGGGCGGCTCACCCTTGGTCCCCTTGGCGGCGCTGGCCACGACCGCGGTGCTGTCACGGCTGCTGACCCGCCCGAGCACGAGGCACGCCTCCGCGGAGCCGTCGGCGGAGTCCCCAGCCCGCACCAGCCGCACCCCGTTCCGACGGCCCCCGTCAGGTCAAGTGACCGCAGCCGTCCTCGGCCTGCCGGCCACCACGACCCCGGCCGCCAGGTCGAGCCCTGCCATGCCGCCCCCGGCCACCCCGAACCCCCTTCCCACAGCCCTCGCCACGGCCTACGCGGCAACCGCGGCCCGCCCCTACTTCCACGCCACGCTCAACCCGTCACCCCCACTCACCCAACGCGCCGTCTCCGGCGGCATCCGCGCGATGATCCCCCTCCAAGCGACCCTCGCCGCCCGCTCCGGCGCCCCCGTCACCGCCCTGCTGACCGCCGCCCTGGCCCCACTCGCCCGCAGGTTCGCAAAGAAGGTGACCATCACATGA